One part of the Megachile rotundata isolate GNS110a chromosome 16, iyMegRotu1, whole genome shotgun sequence genome encodes these proteins:
- the Sbds gene encoding SBDS ribosome maturation factor, with protein MSKIFTPTNQIRLTNVAVVRMKKAGKRFEIACYRNKVVSWRNKLEKDIDEVLQTHTVFINVSKGQVAKKEDLVKAFGTDNPTEICKEILTKGELQVSDKERHSALDSMFKDIATTVADKCVNPETKRPYPVTMIEKAMKDVHFSVKPNRNAKQQALDVIPQLKAIMPLERAQMRLRVLVSGKEAKKLRDKIIKLITKIETEEWDNGTLDLICLIDPGHYREISELVRSETKGSGLLELLNLKEVVEGDEVLE; from the exons ATGTCGAAAATTTTCACACCAACGAATCAAATAAGATTAACCAACGTTGCAGTAGTTCGTATGAAAAAAGCAGGAAAACGATTTGAGATTGCTTGTTATAGGAACAAAGTAGTTTCATGGAGGAATAAACT AGAAAAAGATATTGATGAAGTCTTACAGACACACACAgtatttataaatgtttcaaaAGGTCAGGTAGCAAAGAAAGAAGATCTCGTAAAAGCTTTCGGTACAGACAATCCAACAGAAATTTGTAAGGAGATCTTAACAAAAGGCGAACTCCAAGTTTCTGATAAGGAAAGACATTCTGCATTAGATTCGATGTTCAAAGACATTGCAACAACTGTTGCCGATAAATGTGTTAATCCAGAAACTAAACGTCCATATCCAGTAACTATGATAGAGAAAGCTATGAAAGATGTGCATTTTTCTGTAAAGCCCAATCGAAATGCAAAACAACAAGCATTAGATGTAATTCCACAACTAAAAGCTATAATGCCATTAGAAAGAGCTCAGATGAGGCTCAGAGTCTTGGTTTCAGGCAAAGAGGCCAAAAAATTAAgggataaaataattaaattaataacaaagatAGAAACAGAAGAATGGGATAATGGAACCTTagatttaatttgtttaattgaTCCTGGTCATTATAGAGAAATAAGTGAATTAGTTAGATCTGAAACAAAAGGGTCTGGACTATTGGAATTACTTAATTTAAAGGAAGTTGTTGAAGGCGATGAAGTTTTAGAATAA